GGAAGAGTCGCTGAAGTCGTTTGAACGCGGCGTTTTTCTAACCCGCACCTGTCAGCAGGCTCTGCAGGAAGCCGAACGGAAGGTTCAGATTTTATTGGAAAAGAACGGCACGCAAACCCTGGAGCCTTTTACTGATGAGTAATGCGTTAAAAGAATACCTTAGCTTATGCCAAAACCGCGTCGAACGGGCGCTCGAAGCACGCCTGCCGGGCGAAAACATCCTGCCGCAGAAGCTGCACCAGGCAATGCGTTATTGCGTATTGGACGGCGGCAAACGGATGCGCCCGCTGCTGGCCTATTGTACCGGCAAAACGCTGGGAATCGCCCCTGAAGTGCTCGACGGCCCGGCTTGCGCAGTCGAATTCATCCATGTATATTCGCTGATCCACGACGACTTGCCGGCGATGGACGACGACGACTTGCGGCGCGGCAAACCGACCTGTCATGTCGCTTTCGACGAAGCGACCGCGATTCTGACCGGCGACGCGCTGCAGGCGCTCGCGTTTGAAGTTCTGGCGCACGACCCGGCGATCCAGGCCAGCCCCGAAAACCGGATCAAAATGATCACCACATTGGCTCGGGCCAGCGGCTCGCTGGGAATGGTCGGCGGCCAGGCGATCGATCTCGCCTCGGTCGGCACCCGGCTGAATCTGCCCGAACTCGAAAACATGCACATCCACAAGACCGGCGCGCTGATCCGGGCGAGCGTGAATCTGGCAACGCTGGCCAAACCCGATATCGATCCTTCCGTCGCCGCCAAGCTCGATCAGTACGCTAAATGCATCGGCCTCTCGTTCCAGGTCAAGGACGACATCCTCGACGAAGAGAGCGATACCGCCACGCTCGGCAAGACCCAGGGCAAGGACAAGGACAACGGCAAACCGACCTATCCGGCCTTGCTGGGACTGGCCGGCGCCAAACAAAAAGCCCGGGAACTGCACGAAAAAGCGCTCGACAATCTGAGCATTTTCGGCAGCGAAGCCGATTTACTCCGCGATTTATCCCTTTATATCATTGAGCGGAATCACTGATTCCCAACTTGATCGCTAAGAAATTAAATCGGATAATCGCAAGGCCATCTTCGTGTTCCTTCCGGGAACACGCGGATCAGCGCGCTGCCATAAGGCCCGCGCTTTGACCCCGCAAGGAATCGAGTTAAAGATGAATTATTCAGGCCACTACCCCATTTTAGACACCATTGATCTTCCCGCCGATCTGCGTAAACTGAAAAAAAGTCAGCTCAAGCCGCTCGCCAAGGAACTGCGCGACTACCTGACCCACACGGTCAGCGTCTCCGGCGGCCACTTCGCGGCCGGGCTCGGCACGGTCGAGCTGACCGTGGCGCTGCACTACGTGTTCAACACCCCCGAGGACCAACTGGTCTGGGACGTCGGCCACCAGGCCTACCCGCACAAGATCCTGACCGGCCGCAAAGGCCGCATGACCACGATCCGCACCTTCGGCGGCATCGCCGCGTTCCCGTCCCGCAGCGAGAGCGAGTACGACGCCTTCGGGGTCGGCCATTCCAGCACCTCGATCAGCGCCGCCCTGGGCATGGCGATCGCGGCCGCCCTGAAAGGCGAGCACAAGCAGATGGTGGCGATCATCGGCGACGGCAGCATCACCGGCGGGATGGCCTACGAGGCGATGAACCATGCCGGGGCCCTGGATGCGAATGTGTTGGTGATTCTGAACGACAACGAGATGTCGATCTCGCCGAACGTCGGCGCGATGAGCAATTACCTGAGCAAAATGCTGTCGAGCCGCCTGTATGCCTCCGTTCGTGAGGAAAGCAAGAAGGTGCTCAGCAATATTCCCAGCGCCTGGGAGTTGGCACGGAGAACCGAAGAACATCTCAAAGGCATGGTGGTGCCGGGGACGCTGTTCGAGGAACTCGGCTTCAACTACATCGGCCCGATCGACGGCCATGACCTGGACGTGCTGGTCCCGACCCTGGAAAACCTGAAGGCGATGCCCGGCCCCCGCCTCTTGCACATCGTCACCAAGAAGGGCAAGGGCTATGCCCCGGCCGAGAAGGATCCGCTGGCCTACCACGGCGTGCCCGCCTTCGATCCCCGCCAGGACTCGTTGCCGAAGTCGGCCCCCTCCCCGCACCCCACCTACACCGAAGTGTTCGGCCGCTGGCTCTGCGACATGGCCGAACAGGACGAGCGCCTCTTGGGCATCACCCCGGCCATGCGCGAGGGCTCGGGCCTGGTCAAGTTCTCCGAACGCTTCCCGGACCGTTATTTCGATGTCGCCATCGCCGAGCAGCATGCGGTGACCCTGGCCGCGGGCCAGGCCTGCCAGGGCGCCAAGCCGGTGGTGGCGATCTATTCGACCTTCCTGCAGCGGGCCTACGACCAACTGATTCATGATGTCGCGATCCAGAACCTGGATGTGCTGTTTGCGCTGGACCGGGCCGGGCTGGTCGGCCCCGACGGCCCGACCCATGCCGGCAGCTTCGATTTCAGTTACCTGAGCTGCGTGCCGAACCTGGTGGTGATGGCCCCGGCCGACGAGAACGAGTGCCGGCAGATGCTCTATACCGGCTTTCGCCATGACGGCCCGGCGGCGGTCCGCTACCCGCGCGGCAAAGGGCCGGGAGTGGCGGTCGAGCAGACGATGACCGCCCTGCCGATCGGCCAGGGCGAGATCCGCCGCCAGGGCAGCAAGATCGCGATCCTGGCCTGGGGCAGTCTGGTCGCCCCGGCGCTGCAGGCGGCCGAACGCTTCGGCGCCACGGTCGCCAACATGCGCTTCGTGAAGCCGCTCGATGCCGCCTTGATCCGCGAGCTCGCCGACAGCCATGAAATCCTGGTCACGGTCGAGGAGAATGTGCTCGCGGGCGGGGCCGGCAGTGCGGTGAACCAGTGCCTGCAGGCCCAGCGCATCCTGATGCCGGTCTTGAACCTGGGCCTCCCCGATGCTTTCGTCGAGCAGGGTACCCGCGAAGAACTGCTTGCCCTCTGCGGCCTCGATGCCCAGGGCATCGCCGACCGCATCGAAGCGTTCTGCCCCGAATTGTTCCGAAAAGAACTTGACGTTGCGGTCTAAAAGCACTCCTATAGATGAAGGTTGCCGTCTCGGCAACCCGACTTTTTCTTTAACCTCTGCAGTTTCCCGACCCATGAACCGTTTGATTAACAAAATCCGAGATATTCCCGATTTTCCGAAACCCGGCATCCTGTTCAAGGATATCACGCCGCTGGTTAAAGACCCGGCAACCTTGAAACTGGCGGTCCACCAGCTGATGGAACCTTTTCTGGGCAGCCGGATCACCGCGATTGCAGGCATGGAGGCAAGAGGTTTTATTTTCGGCTCCCTGGTGGCCTGGGAAATGGGATTGCCCTTCATTCCACTCAGAAAACCCGGCAAACTGCCTTATGACGTACAAAGCGTCTCGTACGATCTGGAGTACGGATCGGCGGCGCTTGAAGCGCATATCGACGCATTCGAAGCGGACGACAAGGTGCTGTTGATCGACGATTTATTGGCGACCGGCGGGACCGCCAGAGCCAGTTGCGAACTGATCGAGAAGCTCGGCGCCGAAATCGTCGCGTGCGCTTTCGTGGTGGAGCTGGATTTTTTAAACGGCAGGGAAAAACTTGAAAACTATCGGGTCCATAGCCTGCTGCATTTCTGAATCGTTCCGTAGGGGACGATGCTCAATCCTCCATTGGATTAAGCAAAAGGTATACGATTACTTCGATTTAAGCGCTTTCCGCGATTTTTTCTTCGCTACTTCGGCTTTTGCCAATTGATACTCGAGGCGGGCCTGCTCGTATTTGCTTTTCGCATCGAGATAGGCGGCACCCTGTTCGCCGGCAGCCCGATTTACCGAGACGGAAGCCGCCGCGACGGGTGAAGAAACCGTTGCCGCAGCTGACGGCGCAGCGGCTCTGCTTTCCTCAGGTTTAAAAGGCTCTTGAGCCACCGCCGGTTCGGCATCTGCGGCATTCGCCTGCGGCTGTTCGCCATCGGCAGGTTTTGCCGCATCATCAAGCAAATCGTCTTCGAAATCCGCCAGATCGTTCTTTATTTCGGATTTGCCGTCGGTCGCCAGATTCTGCCGCCATTGCAGGAACGACTCACGGGTGAACACGTAAGGATCGAGCGCGGCTTCATCGATGAATTTCAATGCGCCTTCCGCATTCGCTCGTGCGTTCAGCATCTGTACCAGTTGTACAGGCATGCCGACATAAGTAGCCGGGTTCGCGGCGGTATCGAATACCGAGCCCGGAATACCGCGCGCGGTCGACGGTCCGAGAAAAGGGATCACCAGATAGGAACCTTGAGGCACGCCCCAAACAGCCAGAGTTTGCTCGAAATCCTCATCGTTTTGCTCGAGCCCCGCATATTGGGCAACATCAAGCAGACCGCCGACGCCGGCGGTCGTATTGATCAGGAATCGCCCCGTATCTTCCGCGCTTTGTTGAAACTTGGCCTGCATCAGGTCATTCAACACCACATTGATGTTTTTCAGGTTGGTGAAAAAATTCGACACTCCGGTCTGCATGAATTGTGGAGTCGCCCATTTGTAAGCATTTGCAATCGGTCCGGCCACATAATTATCCACCTTGTCGTTAAAGGCGAAAACCTTGCGGTTGAGATTCTCGTAAGGGTCGACAGGATTGGAAGGCGTAGCACTGGCTGTGGGCGGAGTCTTTTCGCCGGTCGAAGCGCAGCCGGTCAACGCCAGCGCGACACCCAAAACACACAATGCGGAAAAAACAGGTAAAAGTCTGCGGGAGTAAAAGCCGCCAATTACTTTATCGATGACCATGGAATTACAATTTTGAATAATTATCTATCTTTTCGTTGATTTTCGCGATTAAAGCGTCGAAACCTTCACGCTGCAAGATCGTAGTGTATTCCGATCTTCTCAATGCCAGATCACTAACGCCATCGGCAATGATATTGATGATGCGCCAGCTATCGCCTTTTTCTTTCAGCCAGTAGTCGAATTTATGCGACTTTTCGCCCGGCACCTTGAAGAGGTAATGCACAACAACGCCGCCGCGCGCCGTTTGCTCTTCGGATTCGAAAGCGAACGACTCGCCGCCATACTCCTTGAAATTATGCGCATAAGATGCGATGCTCAATCTGCTGAACACATCGACCAGCTTGTCCTGCTGCTCGGTGGTCAGCTTTTCCCATTCCTTGCCAACCACGACGCGGGCAATCTTGACCAGATCATGGCTTTCGGATACCGGTTCGGCCAGTTTATCATATCGCCCTGCATAGCCGAGCGTTTTGCCGTTTTTCATTACATCGATCAACTCGGCCTGAAACTTTTCCACGACCGCTCTGGCACTCATTCCACCTGCCGCTCCGGCAAATGCGCCAATCGGCGCCACCAGCAAGAGCACGAGCACAGCCATCCATTTTGATTGTTTCGCTGTCATCATTTTAAAATCCCGATTTAAACAAATTAAAACTGTAACAACGGCCAACGGGCGGGGCAAAACTGCACCGCCCGTTGGCCGTCGAACGATCGATTGAAGGAGCAAGCCTTTTATATTTAATTCGATGAAGCCTTTTACCCTCTTCGGCAGCCGAACTGTATCGGACAGGCTTGCCGCTATTCCACTCTGATCGGAATACCGGAAAAAGTCGCCTGCGGTTTGACTTCCGCATAGACCGGAGCCGGCTCCGGCACCATTTCCCCGCTGGTTTTAGGACCTTTGATTGCGGTCAAAATTCCCTTTAACGGATTCTGCAGCATATCTTCCACCGCGGTCGCCTCATAACCGCAATGGGCCATGCAATTGGCGCATTTCGGGTTATTTACCGTACCGTATTTCTCCCATGGCGTGGTTTCGATCAACTCCTTGAAACTGGAGGTGTAGCCTTCATCCGCCAACAGGTAGCAAGGCTTCTGCCAGCCGAACACGTTGCGGGTCGGATTGCCCCAAGGCGTGCAGTTATAGCGTTGGTTACCGGCCAGATAATCCAGGTACAATGCCGAATGATTCAATTTCCATTTGCGTTTCTTTTCTTTGCCGATCCGGAAAATACCCCGGAACAATTCCTTGACGTCCCTGCCCTTGATGAAAACATCCTGTCTCGGCGCGCGCTCGTAGCTGAAACCCGGCGCAATCGTAACGCCTTCGACACCTAACTCCGTCACATAATCGAGAAACTCGGCCACCTCGTGATCTTTCTCGCCCTGAAACAGCGTGCAGTTCACGGTAACCCGGAACCCCTTGCCGAGCGCCAGCTTGATCGCCTCGACCGCCCGGTCGAATACCCCTTCCTGGCATACCGACGCATCATGGCGCTCGCGCAGGCCATCCAAATGCACCGAGAAAGTCAAATAAGGGGACGGCTTGTAATCGTCGATCCGCTTCTTCAGCAGCAGCGCGTTCGTACACAGATACACATATTTCTTGCGCGCGATGATGCCTTCGACGATCCTCGGCATTTCCTTGTGAATCAAAGGCTCGCCACCCGGAATCGACACCATCGGCGCATTGCATTCGTCGACCGCCTGCATGCACTCTTCATAAGAGAGGCGCTTATCGAGAATTTCGTTGGAATAATCGATCTTGCCGCACCCCGCGCAAGCCAAATTACAGCGGAACAGCGGTTCCAGCATCAACACCAGGGGATATTTCTTCACGCCTTTGATTTTTTGCTTGAGCAGATAAGTGCCTACTGTTAACTGTTGACGTATTGGAACTCCCACGCGAAAACCCTCCAAAAGAAATTCAAAAAAATTGCGGACTCCGTTTTCGGACCCGCGATTCCTAAACCGATACGGACGTCGCCGCCTGTTGCATATCAACAACAATCCTGCCATTTTACTGCCAATACGGCCGTTTTCGAGTAAAATGGCCTCAAAAGCAAACGCTTTGAACGAGCGTCTGTTTCATTTTGGTGACTAGAATACTCTTTTTTTTCACACGACTCCAGTTTTAACAACAAAATATCTGAATTACACGACGAACTCGCCTTTACCCTTTCCTCTCTCCCTAACTTAAATAGTCCTTGTATCTTTTTGTTTTTTCTTTGTTTTCTATATACACTCCAATACTGCAGCAATCATATTGGCAACAAAACAACATTACTTTGCAAATTGCCAACAAACAAGCTATCATTGCGGTCAATGAAAAAGAACCACTCCTTCAATAGACCGAAGGACTCTCGCTTATGAATGAAGATCGAAATTTTTTGAACGACCCTAAATCACTGAGCAAACTTCCTGACGATGCCTTTCAGACGGAACTGCTGAAAGGCGTGTCCAGAACCTTTGCATTGACCATTCCTCAGTTGCCCCAGCCGCTGTACGGACCGGTCGCCAATGCCTATCTGCTCTGCCGGATCGTCGATACGATCGAAGACGAAGTCTCGTTGACGCCGGAACAGAAAAGTTATTTTTGTTCCGACTTCATCGATGTCGTTAAAACCGGCCTCAATTCCGAACCGTTTGCGGCCGAACTGGCGCCTTTGCTGTCGGATAAAACCCTGCCCGCCGAACATACGCTGATCCATGTGATGCCGCGCGTGATCGAGATCACCCACTCGCTTGATCCGGAGCAGATCGATGCGCTCGCCGAGTGCGTCGCTACGATGGCGGAAGGCATGTCCGCGTTCCAGTCGCAAAATCTGCAGCACGGGCTGCCCACGCTGGCCGATCTCGATAAATATTGCTACTACGTTGCGGGCTGCGTCGGTGAAATGCTGGCCAAACTGTTTTGCCATTACTCGCCGACAATCGCCGAGCACAAGGACGAGCTTCTGCGCTTGTCGGTCTCTTTTGGCCAGGGTCTGCAAATGACCAATATCCTGAAAGACATCTGGGACGATGCGGAACGCGGCGTCTGCTGGCTGCCGCAGGACATTTTTCGCGAAACCGGTTTCGATTTGAAAAAACAGACGCCGGATGCCAACGATCCAAATTACAAGAAAGGCTTGACGCACCTGATCGGCATAGCGCACGGCCATCTCCGCAATGCATTGCGTTATACGCAGTTGTTGCCGGCGC
The genomic region above belongs to Methylomicrobium agile and contains:
- a CDS encoding ABC transporter substrate-binding protein produces the protein MTAKQSKWMAVLVLLLVAPIGAFAGAAGGMSARAVVEKFQAELIDVMKNGKTLGYAGRYDKLAEPVSESHDLVKIARVVVGKEWEKLTTEQQDKLVDVFSRLSIASYAHNFKEYGGESFAFESEEQTARGGVVVHYLFKVPGEKSHKFDYWLKEKGDSWRIINIIADGVSDLALRRSEYTTILQREGFDALIAKINEKIDNYSKL
- a CDS encoding phytoene/squalene synthase family protein; this translates as MNEDRNFLNDPKSLSKLPDDAFQTELLKGVSRTFALTIPQLPQPLYGPVANAYLLCRIVDTIEDEVSLTPEQKSYFCSDFIDVVKTGLNSEPFAAELAPLLSDKTLPAEHTLIHVMPRVIEITHSLDPEQIDALAECVATMAEGMSAFQSQNLQHGLPTLADLDKYCYYVAGCVGEMLAKLFCHYSPTIAEHKDELLRLSVSFGQGLQMTNILKDIWDDAERGVCWLPQDIFRETGFDLKKQTPDANDPNYKKGLTHLIGIAHGHLRNALRYTQLLPAHETGLRNFCLWALGMAVLTLKKIKRHLDFNRSEQVKISRKSVKATIFATRLTVRSNRLLELLFDMAGRELKTPEWQYTAPNLLAQLNH
- the ispA gene encoding (2E,6E)-farnesyl diphosphate synthase yields the protein MSNALKEYLSLCQNRVERALEARLPGENILPQKLHQAMRYCVLDGGKRMRPLLAYCTGKTLGIAPEVLDGPACAVEFIHVYSLIHDDLPAMDDDDLRRGKPTCHVAFDEATAILTGDALQALAFEVLAHDPAIQASPENRIKMITTLARASGSLGMVGGQAIDLASVGTRLNLPELENMHIHKTGALIRASVNLATLAKPDIDPSVAAKLDQYAKCIGLSFQVKDDILDEESDTATLGKTQGKDKDNGKPTYPALLGLAGAKQKARELHEKALDNLSIFGSEADLLRDLSLYIIERNH
- a CDS encoding adenine phosphoribosyltransferase, coding for MNRLINKIRDIPDFPKPGILFKDITPLVKDPATLKLAVHQLMEPFLGSRITAIAGMEARGFIFGSLVAWEMGLPFIPLRKPGKLPYDVQSVSYDLEYGSAALEAHIDAFEADDKVLLIDDLLATGGTARASCELIEKLGAEIVACAFVVELDFLNGREKLENYRVHSLLHF
- a CDS encoding exodeoxyribonuclease VII small subunit, translating into MSKKKSPTLFEDSLAELEALVNQLEQGDISLEESLKSFERGVFLTRTCQQALQEAERKVQILLEKNGTQTLEPFTDE
- the hpnH gene encoding adenosyl-hopene transferase HpnH, with the translated sequence MGVPIRQQLTVGTYLLKQKIKGVKKYPLVLMLEPLFRCNLACAGCGKIDYSNEILDKRLSYEECMQAVDECNAPMVSIPGGEPLIHKEMPRIVEGIIARKKYVYLCTNALLLKKRIDDYKPSPYLTFSVHLDGLRERHDASVCQEGVFDRAVEAIKLALGKGFRVTVNCTLFQGEKDHEVAEFLDYVTELGVEGVTIAPGFSYERAPRQDVFIKGRDVKELFRGIFRIGKEKKRKWKLNHSALYLDYLAGNQRYNCTPWGNPTRNVFGWQKPCYLLADEGYTSSFKELIETTPWEKYGTVNNPKCANCMAHCGYEATAVEDMLQNPLKGILTAIKGPKTSGEMVPEPAPVYAEVKPQATFSGIPIRVE
- a CDS encoding MlaA family lipoprotein, whose amino-acid sequence is MVIDKVIGGFYSRRLLPVFSALCVLGVALALTGCASTGEKTPPTASATPSNPVDPYENLNRKVFAFNDKVDNYVAGPIANAYKWATPQFMQTGVSNFFTNLKNINVVLNDLMQAKFQQSAEDTGRFLINTTAGVGGLLDVAQYAGLEQNDEDFEQTLAVWGVPQGSYLVIPFLGPSTARGIPGSVFDTAANPATYVGMPVQLVQMLNARANAEGALKFIDEAALDPYVFTRESFLQWRQNLATDGKSEIKNDLADFEDDLLDDAAKPADGEQPQANAADAEPAVAQEPFKPEESRAAAPSAAATVSSPVAAASVSVNRAAGEQGAAYLDAKSKYEQARLEYQLAKAEVAKKKSRKALKSK
- the dxs gene encoding 1-deoxy-D-xylulose-5-phosphate synthase; protein product: MNYSGHYPILDTIDLPADLRKLKKSQLKPLAKELRDYLTHTVSVSGGHFAAGLGTVELTVALHYVFNTPEDQLVWDVGHQAYPHKILTGRKGRMTTIRTFGGIAAFPSRSESEYDAFGVGHSSTSISAALGMAIAAALKGEHKQMVAIIGDGSITGGMAYEAMNHAGALDANVLVILNDNEMSISPNVGAMSNYLSKMLSSRLYASVREESKKVLSNIPSAWELARRTEEHLKGMVVPGTLFEELGFNYIGPIDGHDLDVLVPTLENLKAMPGPRLLHIVTKKGKGYAPAEKDPLAYHGVPAFDPRQDSLPKSAPSPHPTYTEVFGRWLCDMAEQDERLLGITPAMREGSGLVKFSERFPDRYFDVAIAEQHAVTLAAGQACQGAKPVVAIYSTFLQRAYDQLIHDVAIQNLDVLFALDRAGLVGPDGPTHAGSFDFSYLSCVPNLVVMAPADENECRQMLYTGFRHDGPAAVRYPRGKGPGVAVEQTMTALPIGQGEIRRQGSKIAILAWGSLVAPALQAAERFGATVANMRFVKPLDAALIRELADSHEILVTVEENVLAGGAGSAVNQCLQAQRILMPVLNLGLPDAFVEQGTREELLALCGLDAQGIADRIEAFCPELFRKELDVAV